Proteins from a genomic interval of Gossypium hirsutum isolate 1008001.06 chromosome A09, Gossypium_hirsutum_v2.1, whole genome shotgun sequence:
- the LOC107896486 gene encoding UDP-galactose/UDP-glucose transporter 4, which produces MKGEDQARSLFGIPLTDRPKWQQFLICSSGFFFGYLVNGICEEYVYNRLQFSYGWYFTFVQGFVYLILIRLQGFTTKQMVNPWKTYVKLSAVLMGSHGLTKGSLAYLNYPAQIMFKSTKVLPVMIMGAFIPGLRRKYPFHEYISALLLVIGLILFTLADAQTSPNFSIIGIIMILGALVMDAFLGNFQEAIFTMNPETTQMEMLFCSTVVGIPFLVLPMILTGELVTAWNSCSQHPYVYGVLVFEAMATFIGQVSVLSLIAIFGAAATAMITTARKAVTLLLSYMIFTKPLTEQHGSGLLLIAMGILLKMLPDSKPAPWIPTSNVNARHHRETSSEEVESVELEDEEKKPLV; this is translated from the exons ATGAAAGGCGAGGATCAAGCAAGGTCTTTGTTTGGAATTCCCCTTACAGATAGGCCAAAATGGCAACAGTTTCTTATTTGTTCGTCTGGGTTCTTCTTTGGTTACCTTGTTAATGGCATTTGTGAG GAATATGTATATAATAGGCTTCAATTCAG CTATGGATGGTATTTCACTTTTGTACAAGGATTTGTTTACCTGATATTGATAAGGCTTCAAGGCTTTACCACGAAGCAAATGGTGAATCCATGGAAAACATATGTGAAACTCTCAGCTGTTCTCATGGGTTCTCATGGATTAACCAAAGGTTCTTTGGCTTACCTCAACTACCCAGCACAAATTATGTTTAAATCTACAAAG GTGCTGCCTGTTATGATTATGGGTGCCTTCATCCCTGGGCTGAGAAGGAAATATCCATTTCATGAATACATCTCTGCTCTGCTTCTTGTTATTGGTCTCATCCTTTTCACCTTAGCCGATGCCCAAACATCTCCTAATTTTAGCATCATCGGTATTATAATGATTTTGGGTGCTTTGGTTATGGATGCCTTTCTGGGTAATTTCCAAGAAGCAATATTCACCATGAATCCGGAGACAACTCAG ATGGAGATGTTGTTTTGCTCAACAGTAGTTGGGATTCCTTTCTTAGTTTTGCCAATGATTCTAACAGGAGAGCTTGTTACGGCATGGAATTCTTGTTCTCAG CATCCTTACGTGTATGGGGTGTTGGTGTTCGAAGCTATGGCCACATTCATCGGTCAAGTGTCAGTTTTATCTCTCATTGCTATCTTTGGTGCTGCAGCGACGGCCATG ATAACAACTGCTAGAAAAGCTGTCACTTTGTTGCTGTCATACATGATATTTACAAAACCTTTAACCGAACAGCACGGATCCGGGCTGTTGCTCATAGCCATGGGAATCTTATTAAAGATGTTGCCGGATAGTAAACCAGCACCCTGGATTCCAACATCAAATGTAAATGCGAGGCATCATCGGGAAACCTCTTCTGAAGAAGTGGAAAGTGTAGAACTTGAAGATGAAGAGAAAAAGCCCCTCGTTTGA